A single genomic interval of Armigeres subalbatus isolate Guangzhou_Male chromosome 1, GZ_Asu_2, whole genome shotgun sequence harbors:
- the LOC134206687 gene encoding mucin-2-like translates to MKKKLLGILWNLFVHYLARAQSNVLECEKEGFSVVQSTNCASYYYCVISANNEFYQVLYECPAGQGFSLETLKCIPEEDNVCGKIPEVSGDDPILLDDFECPSQGRFPVYSSIDCKAYYTCPSNMEPVLNSCPSTTIFSWTSMKCVMPETYTCPNSIVTTTEIITTSLDTSSTITSEPSTEEPTQESTTVNAITTEVATETPATTQEPTSEETTVQTTVSEQQTTTVGSSISDDITTVVPPFTCTESGRFPEPESSDCKNYYLCTVDLTGTFEATLNQCPSISVQLQSLLNEILLRISVFDPEKEKCVQPEDYLCLQEDTTTVEPSTTEVATQSPTSEVETFVCTGSGRFPDPTSSDCKGYYLCSGNGDGTYVAVLSRCPTITVFSLDSLRCVLPAQYQCPLEITSTQPVESSTVEASTEAASTTDAVSFICSSVGRHPDLTDCTKYKFCVQTATKEFLEYSFNCPAGTYFDPTELHCSMSYVCPFQETTTTSEASEITTSSVATPFVCASSGRFSDPSSVGCETYITCSITATGDFLQFSFKCPNGSLFSKNESKCINNYVCVE, encoded by the exons atgaagaaaaaactgTTGGGTATATTATGGAACTTATTCGTTCACTATCTTGCCCGGGCCCAATCCAACGTGTTAGAATGCGAGAAAGAAGGTTTTTCCGTAGTGCAATCTACGAATTGTGCTTCATACTATTACTGTGTTATAAGTGCTAACAATGAATTCTATCAAGTCCTTTACGAGTGCCCGGCTGGGCAAggattttcactagaaacactCAAGTGCATACCGGAAGAAGATAATGTATGTGGAAAGATCCCAGAAGTATCGGGGGACGATCCAATACTTTTGGACGACTTTGAATGTCCGTCACAAGGAAGATTTCCAGTATACAGTTCAATTGATTGTAAAGCTTATTATACGTGCCCCTCTAATATGGAACCAGTGTTGAACAGCTGCCCTTCGACGACTATATTTTCTTGGACTTCTATGAAGTGTGTGATGCCAGAAACGTACACATGCCCAAATAGCATTGTTACGACAACTGAGATTATTACCACTTCCCTTGATACATCTTCAACAATCACTTCGGAACCGTCTACTGAAGAACCAACACAAGAGTCGACAACTGTTAATGCCATCACTACTGAAGTAGCAACAGAAACTCCTGCAACAACTCAGGAGCCCACTTCAGAGGAAACAACTGTCCAAACAACAGTTTCAGAACAACAGACCACTACTGTTGGCAGCAGCATCTCTGACGACATCACTACAGTAGTGCCACCTTTTACGTGCACTGAAAGTGGAAGGTTTCCAGAACCAGAGTCTAGCGACTGTAAAAATTACTACCTTTGTACTGTGGACTTGACTGGAACATTCGAAGCAACATTAAATCAATGTCCTTCCATCAGTGTCCAATTACAGAGTTTATTGAACGAGATATTGTTGCG aatcagtgtcTTTGACCCCGAGAAAGAGAAATGTGTTCAGCCAGAAGATTACCTGTGCCTCCAAGAAGACACTACAACTGTGGAGCCCAGCACAACCGAGGTTGCAACTCAGTCCCCGACCAGCGAAGTCGAAACTTTTGTATGTACTGGCTCTGGACGGTTTCCTGATCCCACTTCATCCGACTGCAAAGGTTACTACCTCTGTTCAGGTAATGGAGATGGAACTTATGTAGCAGTTTTGAGTAGATGCCCTACCATTACTGTTTTCTCATTGGATAGTCTAAGGTGTGTCCTACCAGCTCAATACCAATGCCCATTGGAAATAACCAGTACACAGCCTGTTGAATCGTCTACAGTGGAAGCCTCAACTGAAGCAGCGTCGACAACTGATGCGGTTAGTTTTATTTGCTCGAGTGTTGGCCGTCACCCTGATCTAACTGACTGTACTAAGTACAAATTCTGTGTGCAAACGGCGACAAAGGAGTTCTTGGAATACTCTTTCAACTGTCCAGCCGGGACTTATTTCGATCCAACGGAGCTTCACTGCTCTATGAGCTATGTCTGTCCGTTTCAAGAAACCACAACTACATCCGAAGCGTCCGAAATCACTACGTCTTCTGTGGCGACTCCATTCGTTTGTGCTTCCAGTGGACGGTTTTCCGATCCATCATCTGTTGGTTGTGAAACTTACATCACGTGTTCGATTACAGCTACCGGCGATTTTCTACAATTCAGCTTCAAATGTCCAAATGGTTCCCTTTTCAGTAAAAATGAATCAAAGTGCATAAACAACTACGTGTGTGTAGAATAA